The Neobacillus sp. PS3-34 genome has a window encoding:
- a CDS encoding SGNH/GDSL hydrolase family protein — MNRKLSFLIASIFIISVITFYINGLTKAKSLGSNEQSLYQKIQSGQNFNYIVIGDSIGRGSGAETPSGTWFSQLEAMLHHHYYVSGEHFSIVQSGATAFEGLVKFQQEKPRKNIDLAFIVFGENDRKYMKANQFSYYYEKLLHDVKKNYPNAEIITITESCLQQEPFARVIKGLSAHYKAVNIDMRIPFRLSAIPPEKLTRDLVHPNTNGYQLYAKELFKVISENTRKQKVIKTELPSPQHNRLDINFISVTKPAYVKGFKLNGPYYVSNRKGDSIEYEFIGRMAGVTVVRTEQGGKMDVFLDGKFVTSISTWWPFERVRNLYVTSGLSGGVHRITFVNTGVGTHTKKDFIGELQISSLIVPTTKP, encoded by the coding sequence TTGAATAGAAAATTATCCTTTCTCATCGCTTCGATATTCATCATTTCAGTCATTACTTTTTATATAAATGGACTTACAAAGGCAAAAAGCTTGGGTAGCAATGAGCAAAGCCTCTATCAAAAAATCCAATCCGGACAGAATTTTAACTATATCGTTATTGGAGACAGTATCGGCAGAGGCTCAGGTGCAGAAACTCCTTCTGGCACATGGTTTTCTCAATTGGAAGCGATGCTGCATCATCATTATTATGTATCGGGTGAACACTTCTCAATCGTCCAGAGCGGAGCAACTGCATTTGAAGGTCTTGTAAAATTCCAGCAGGAAAAGCCAAGGAAGAATATTGACCTCGCGTTTATTGTTTTTGGAGAGAACGACCGAAAGTATATGAAGGCTAACCAATTTTCCTATTATTATGAAAAGCTTCTGCACGACGTAAAAAAGAATTACCCTAACGCTGAAATCATCACGATTACAGAAAGCTGTCTTCAACAAGAACCCTTTGCAAGGGTTATAAAAGGCTTGTCAGCACATTACAAAGCAGTAAATATCGATATGAGAATTCCTTTCCGGCTATCAGCTATACCGCCGGAAAAATTGACAAGAGACCTCGTCCATCCGAATACTAATGGGTACCAGCTTTATGCAAAAGAACTCTTTAAAGTAATAAGTGAAAATACAAGAAAACAAAAGGTGATTAAAACTGAATTGCCTTCTCCGCAGCATAACCGGCTTGATATAAACTTTATCTCCGTCACAAAGCCCGCTTACGTAAAGGGCTTTAAATTGAATGGACCCTATTATGTGAGCAATAGGAAAGGCGATTCAATTGAATATGAATTTATTGGGCGAATGGCCGGTGTAACGGTAGTTCGAACCGAGCAAGGCGGAAAAATGGATGTATTCCTTGATGGAAAATTCGTCACAAGCATATCTACCTGGTGGCCTTTTGAAAGGGTGAGGAATTTATATGTTACTAGCGGGCTTAGCGGAGGAGTACACCGGATTACTTTCGTAAATACTGGAGTTGGAACCCATACAAAAAAGGATTTTATAGGAGAACTTCAAATTTCCTCCCTGATCGTTCCGACTACCAAACCTTAG
- a CDS encoding methyl-accepting chemotaxis protein, with amino-acid sequence MVDKNFENIEEMIKDNPSRLKEWKSIEDTYGKWLKSIDRVIETRRNDGKDAASAMVESADGRQLNVQLNEALRIFDEKLQKQTVATIERLNQQVMLARIATSILSGAALILALFYGLSLSMNIRRNVKRISYSILEIANAGGDLTKRINITTKDELAKLANDTNQLIEGISGLVKQVSLLAENVSASSQELFASSEQTSKTILSIAETTGEVAAAADNTNDQMTESADRMNQLTNLASQLYDQASMMKNVSGEMKAAANSGEEYVQLSGQKMQSIEKVISENTKSIEALGKKSLEINHIINSITDISNQTNLLALNAAIEAARAGEHGKGFAVVADEVRKLAEQSQKAAQEVTNIVTVIQSDVSQIISQNLLGVDEVQAGVKTAGDTSSSLSQIIGKIDDTVSVINEMSSQIDTALRLSKDVSASFNAVTSISLETATNTEMTAAAAEEGSAAMEQVTNAASELSRQAEELRQLVGNFKF; translated from the coding sequence ATGGTAGACAAAAATTTTGAAAATATCGAAGAAATGATAAAGGATAATCCTAGCAGACTAAAAGAATGGAAATCCATTGAAGATACATACGGAAAATGGCTAAAATCAATTGACCGGGTAATTGAAACAAGAAGAAACGATGGCAAGGACGCCGCATCTGCCATGGTGGAATCAGCTGATGGCAGGCAGTTGAATGTGCAGTTAAATGAGGCACTTAGAATTTTTGATGAAAAACTTCAGAAGCAAACAGTTGCAACAATCGAAAGACTTAATCAGCAGGTGATGCTGGCAAGGATCGCTACCTCCATTTTATCGGGGGCTGCCCTAATTCTCGCGCTATTTTATGGCTTGTCATTGTCTATGAATATCCGCAGGAATGTAAAAAGAATAAGTTATTCTATCCTCGAAATTGCAAATGCAGGCGGGGATCTGACGAAAAGGATCAATATAACCACTAAGGATGAGCTGGCAAAGCTTGCAAACGACACTAACCAGCTGATTGAAGGAATCTCTGGTTTGGTAAAACAAGTGTCCCTTTTAGCTGAAAACGTTTCAGCCAGCAGCCAGGAACTTTTCGCCTCTTCTGAACAAACGTCAAAAACGATCCTTTCTATAGCAGAAACAACGGGTGAAGTAGCAGCTGCTGCCGACAATACAAACGATCAAATGACAGAGTCAGCTGACAGAATGAACCAATTAACTAATCTCGCCAGCCAGTTGTATGATCAGGCAAGTATGATGAAAAATGTATCGGGAGAAATGAAAGCTGCAGCCAACAGCGGAGAAGAATATGTACAGCTTTCAGGCCAGAAAATGCAGTCAATCGAAAAGGTTATTTCAGAAAATACTAAATCAATTGAAGCGCTGGGTAAAAAATCACTTGAGATAAATCATATCATTAATTCAATCACTGATATTTCCAACCAGACAAACCTTCTCGCTTTAAACGCTGCCATCGAAGCAGCCAGGGCCGGAGAACATGGCAAAGGTTTCGCGGTAGTCGCTGATGAAGTCCGCAAGCTCGCGGAACAATCCCAAAAGGCGGCACAAGAGGTTACCAATATCGTCACGGTAATCCAGTCGGATGTCAGCCAAATCATTTCTCAAAACCTACTGGGTGTTGACGAGGTCCAGGCCGGAGTAAAAACAGCCGGTGATACAAGCAGCTCGCTGAGCCAAATCATTGGAAAAATTGACGACACCGTTTCAGTTATTAATGAAATGAGCAGCCAGATTGATACAGCTCTTCGTTTAAGTAAAGATGTATCTGCGTCCTTTAATGCTGTCACATCTATCTCTTTAGAGACGGCCACTAATACTGAAATGACTGCAGCTGCGGCCGAAGAAGGATCTGCAGCAATGGAGCAAGTAACAAATGCAGCATCCGAGCTCTCCAGACAGGCTGAAGAACTTCGCCAGCTCGTAGGAAACTTTAAATTTTAA
- a CDS encoding DUF4397 domain-containing protein, with protein MSENRKPLDYFQKASIYDLLACYYKYTNPAMHVYFYQKHLNSLNKALQMTNTSSFPQMYRPAGQAAVRVIHAAPGAPNVDVYVNGNKLLADFPYKKLSDYMPIPAGKYQIDIYPAGNMTETLISKKVTVEPGKSYTLAVIKSDKFLRLLSFSNDPRVPAGETKVRFIHLSPDAPAVDIAVKNGDVVFSNVSYRQTTDYLGLTPMTVDLEARVAGSKNIVLPLPGLRFSPNEAYTVFAVGYAKEEPVLEAIVAKD; from the coding sequence ATGTCCGAAAATAGAAAACCCTTAGATTACTTTCAAAAAGCCTCAATTTATGATTTATTAGCATGCTATTATAAATATACCAATCCAGCTATGCATGTTTATTTTTATCAAAAACACTTAAATTCATTAAACAAAGCACTGCAAATGACAAATACGTCCTCCTTCCCGCAAATGTACCGTCCTGCCGGGCAAGCAGCCGTCCGCGTCATTCATGCAGCCCCCGGAGCGCCTAATGTTGATGTTTATGTAAACGGAAATAAACTCCTTGCTGACTTTCCATATAAAAAGTTAAGCGACTATATGCCAATTCCTGCAGGCAAATACCAAATTGATATTTACCCTGCAGGAAATATGACAGAAACACTTATTAGCAAAAAAGTTACGGTTGAACCCGGAAAGTCGTATACACTTGCCGTAATAAAAAGCGATAAATTCCTCAGACTTCTTTCATTTTCAAATGATCCCCGGGTTCCAGCTGGTGAAACGAAGGTACGCTTTATCCACCTTTCTCCCGATGCACCCGCAGTTGATATAGCTGTTAAAAATGGCGATGTTGTCTTTTCCAATGTTTCATACCGGCAGACAACAGACTACTTAGGCCTAACGCCTATGACAGTCGATTTGGAGGCAAGGGTAGCAGGCAGCAAGAATATTGTACTTCCATTACCAGGCTTAAGATTCAGCCCCAATGAAGCTTATACAGTATTCGCAGTGGGATACGCAAAGGAAGAACCAGTACTTGAGGCGATTGTCGCGAAGGATTAA
- a CDS encoding DUF502 domain-containing protein has translation MKSIFKNFINGILTIVPILLVIYVIYKTFLFLDGLLGNVLKPYMKNDYIPGIGLLATVILITLLGWLSTKFITGKIIKLIDTMLEKIPVVKTIYSVIKDTVHSFLGDKKSFSKVVLVTVPGTAMKSMGFITSDELENFYHPLKGHVAVYIPQTFQVAGFTFLLPKEDVEVIDVKPEDAMKFILSGGMTSTGKSQSVLKKTSHD, from the coding sequence ATGAAATCAATATTTAAGAATTTTATTAACGGAATATTAACCATCGTACCCATACTTTTAGTTATATATGTTATCTATAAGACTTTCCTTTTTCTAGATGGATTGCTTGGAAACGTGCTTAAGCCTTACATGAAAAATGATTACATCCCCGGGATTGGTCTTTTAGCAACAGTCATCCTCATTACCCTTCTGGGCTGGCTGTCAACTAAATTCATTACAGGTAAAATTATTAAGTTAATCGATACTATGCTTGAGAAAATTCCAGTTGTCAAAACGATCTATTCTGTAATAAAGGATACGGTACATTCATTTTTAGGAGATAAAAAGTCCTTTTCAAAGGTAGTCCTTGTCACAGTACCAGGTACGGCAATGAAAAGTATGGGATTTATTACTTCAGATGAACTCGAAAACTTTTATCACCCTTTAAAAGGCCATGTTGCAGTATATATACCCCAAACCTTTCAGGTCGCGGGATTCACTTTTCTCCTGCCAAAGGAAGATGTTGAGGTGATCGACGTGAAACCTGAAGATGCGATGAAATTCATACTTTCAGGCGGCATGACCTCAACGGGGAAATCACAGTCAGTATTAAAAAAGACCAGCCATGATTGA
- a CDS encoding YjcZ family sporulation protein, with amino-acid sequence MYYGYDTCGCSSPYVGYGYGCAVPRHGGFALIVVLFILLIIVGASCFSTC; translated from the coding sequence ATGTATTATGGATACGATACCTGCGGATGCAGTTCTCCTTACGTGGGATACGGATACGGCTGTGCAGTTCCTCGCCATGGCGGATTTGCCTTAATAGTAGTGCTGTTTATTTTATTGATTATAGTTGGTGCGAGCTGCTTTTCAACCTGCTAA
- a CDS encoding NAD(P)/FAD-dependent oxidoreductase, giving the protein METRYDVIVVGAGAGIFTCYELTLKRPGARVLLIDKGHDIYKRNCPILQKKIEKCPPAAGRKEFAGCLPACSITNGFGGAGAYSDGKFNITSEFGGWMTDYLPDSTVVDLIRYVDEINLNHGATESITDPLTDKVKDIERRGYAAGLKLLRAQVRHLGTEQNLEILKSIYEYLKNKIDMSFATEVQDLETIKTEEGHRVTGIKLKNGETIQAEKIVVAPGRDGSAWLTKLLKSRRLRMMNNQVDIGVRVETSNIVMQEINEHLYEGKFVFNTSVGTRVRTFCSNPSGHVVVENHSGIMLANGHAYKDPKLGSPNTNFALLVSHTFSEPFDKPNEYAHEISRLANSLSNGGLIVQRYGDILKGRRSTEKRIKEGFLEPTMKEAVPGDLGLVLPYNTLKSLVEMTEALDQITPGLASEHTLFYGVEAKFYSARPKINNRFETEISGLYVGGDGAGITRGLAQASACGVWIARDIIEKTAGTPSRETVLA; this is encoded by the coding sequence ATGGAAACAAGATATGATGTGATTGTTGTTGGAGCAGGTGCCGGGATTTTTACCTGCTATGAATTAACGTTAAAGAGGCCGGGAGCACGGGTGCTCCTCATCGATAAGGGCCATGATATTTATAAGAGAAATTGTCCAATTTTACAAAAGAAAATAGAGAAGTGTCCGCCAGCTGCCGGCAGGAAGGAATTCGCAGGCTGTTTGCCGGCATGTTCAATCACGAATGGATTTGGTGGCGCAGGTGCCTATTCGGACGGGAAGTTTAATATTACAAGTGAATTCGGGGGCTGGATGACAGATTATCTTCCTGATTCAACTGTCGTTGATTTGATCCGCTATGTTGATGAAATCAATTTAAACCACGGAGCAACAGAAAGTATCACAGATCCGCTTACCGACAAAGTAAAGGATATCGAGCGACGCGGCTATGCCGCAGGTTTAAAGCTTCTGCGTGCGCAGGTCCGCCACCTTGGAACAGAGCAAAATCTCGAAATTTTAAAAAGTATATATGAATATTTAAAAAATAAAATTGACATGTCCTTCGCAACTGAAGTACAAGATTTAGAAACAATCAAAACTGAAGAAGGCCACAGGGTTACAGGGATAAAACTGAAAAATGGAGAGACAATCCAGGCTGAAAAGATAGTTGTTGCACCAGGAAGAGACGGTTCAGCATGGCTGACAAAGCTCCTTAAATCAAGGCGCCTTCGTATGATGAACAACCAGGTTGATATTGGAGTAAGAGTAGAAACGTCCAATATTGTCATGCAGGAAATTAATGAACACCTTTATGAAGGAAAGTTCGTGTTTAATACATCCGTTGGAACAAGAGTCCGGACATTTTGCAGCAATCCGTCAGGCCATGTTGTGGTGGAAAACCACTCTGGAATAATGCTTGCAAATGGGCATGCCTATAAAGATCCCAAGCTTGGAAGCCCAAATACGAACTTTGCATTGCTGGTTTCCCATACTTTTTCAGAGCCTTTTGATAAGCCGAACGAATATGCACATGAAATTTCACGGTTGGCCAACAGTCTTTCAAATGGAGGGCTGATTGTCCAGAGATATGGCGATATATTAAAGGGAAGAAGATCGACTGAGAAGAGGATTAAGGAAGGTTTTCTAGAGCCAACCATGAAAGAGGCTGTTCCAGGAGACCTCGGCCTTGTCCTGCCTTATAATACCCTTAAAAGCCTGGTTGAAATGACAGAAGCACTCGATCAAATCACACCGGGGTTAGCCTCTGAGCATACTCTCTTTTATGGAGTCGAAGCTAAGTTTTATTCCGCCCGTCCGAAAATCAACAACCGTTTTGAAACGGAAATTAGTGGACTTTATGTTGGTGGGGACGGAGCAGGAATCACTCGCGGATTGGCACAAGCAAGTGCATGCGGTGTATGGATTGCCAGGGATATAATTGAAAAAACGGCTGGAACACCAAGTCGGGAAACAGTTCTTGCCTAA
- the rsgA gene encoding ribosome small subunit-dependent GTPase A translates to MTLVKIGLSEKIKKDFEAYGIEGFVLGRVALEHKRMYRVYTEFGECLCEVSGKFAFDAFSREDFPAVGDWVALKIRQEEKKGTIHAILPRSSKFSRKVAGRTTEEQIVAANVDTIFLVNSLNEDLNLRRIERYLLLTWESGANPVIVLSKADLCTDAAQKVAEVEEVSLGVPVIPISAEMENGLDSLQPYLQPGKTIALLGSSGVGKSTMTNKLMGKEKLKVQTIREADDKGRHTTTHRELVLLPNGCVMIDTPGMRELQLWESSEGISETFSDIEQLGDECKFRDCQHADEPGCAVRGAIERGVLPAERLNSYNKLLKELSFIERKADKRAQAEEKKHWKNISKHMKKNKKVK, encoded by the coding sequence ATGACACTAGTTAAGATCGGATTGAGTGAAAAGATTAAAAAGGATTTTGAAGCGTACGGGATTGAAGGCTTTGTTTTAGGCAGAGTCGCACTGGAACATAAAAGAATGTACCGTGTGTATACAGAATTTGGAGAGTGCCTATGTGAAGTCTCGGGAAAATTTGCTTTTGATGCTTTTAGCAGAGAGGATTTTCCAGCAGTCGGCGACTGGGTTGCACTGAAAATTAGGCAAGAAGAAAAAAAAGGCACCATCCACGCCATTTTGCCTAGAAGCAGCAAGTTTTCAAGGAAAGTGGCGGGCAGGACAACAGAAGAGCAGATTGTTGCTGCAAATGTTGATACCATCTTTCTCGTTAATTCATTGAATGAGGATTTAAATTTACGAAGAATCGAAAGGTATCTTTTATTGACATGGGAAAGTGGAGCAAATCCGGTTATCGTTCTCAGTAAAGCAGACTTATGTACCGACGCTGCTCAGAAGGTGGCAGAAGTTGAAGAGGTGTCACTTGGTGTTCCAGTCATTCCAATTAGTGCAGAGATGGAAAATGGACTTGATTCCTTACAGCCTTATCTTCAGCCCGGTAAAACCATTGCATTGTTAGGCTCTTCAGGTGTCGGCAAATCTACAATGACGAATAAGCTAATGGGAAAAGAAAAACTAAAAGTGCAGACAATCAGGGAAGCGGATGATAAGGGTCGGCATACGACTACCCATAGGGAACTTGTCCTTCTACCTAATGGATGTGTCATGATTGATACACCTGGAATGCGAGAGCTACAGCTTTGGGAAAGCAGCGAGGGAATATCCGAAACCTTTTCGGATATTGAACAGCTAGGGGACGAATGCAAATTCCGCGATTGTCAACATGCAGATGAACCAGGCTGTGCAGTGCGAGGAGCAATTGAGCGGGGAGTTCTTCCTGCTGAACGGTTAAACAGTTATAATAAGCTGCTGAAGGAGCTTTCCTTCATAGAAAGAAAAGCGGATAAAAGAGCACAGGCTGAAGAAAAGAAACATTGGAAAAATATCAGCAAACATATGAAAAAGAACAAAAAAGTCAAATAA
- the msrA gene encoding peptide-methionine (S)-S-oxide reductase MsrA: protein MDNMLEKATFAGGCFWCMVKPFDEQPGIIKVVSGYTGGHVENPTYQQVCSETTGHYEAVQITFDPREFPYEKLLELFWQQIDPTDAGGQFYDRGQSYQTAIFYHNEEQREEAEQSKQLLQESGRFSKPIVTPILPAKEFFEAEEYHQQYYKKNRPHYESYHVGSGRAVLLTGIGGTKMKNKDLDKLKRELTPIQYEVTQNNGTEPPFRNEYWNEEREGIYVDIVSGKPLFSSLDKFDAGCGWPSFSKPLKEDEMEEKKDFSHFMIRTEVRSKEADSHLGHVFDDGPGELASVIALTLLLSGSFQKKSWPKRVTGTFPSCFQT from the coding sequence ATGGATAATATGCTTGAAAAAGCAACCTTTGCAGGAGGCTGCTTCTGGTGCATGGTCAAACCATTTGATGAACAGCCCGGAATTATAAAAGTTGTATCCGGATATACCGGAGGACACGTCGAAAATCCGACCTATCAACAGGTTTGCTCAGAAACAACTGGTCATTATGAAGCGGTGCAGATTACCTTTGATCCACGTGAATTTCCTTATGAGAAGCTGCTAGAGCTCTTTTGGCAGCAAATTGATCCTACGGATGCAGGCGGGCAATTTTATGATCGAGGCCAATCGTATCAAACTGCAATCTTTTATCATAATGAAGAGCAAAGGGAGGAAGCCGAACAATCAAAACAGCTTCTTCAGGAGAGCGGCCGATTCTCAAAACCGATTGTAACTCCAATCCTGCCAGCAAAAGAATTTTTTGAAGCAGAAGAATACCATCAGCAATACTACAAAAAAAACCGGCCCCATTATGAATCTTATCATGTAGGGTCTGGAAGGGCGGTTTTATTAACCGGCATTGGGGGAACGAAAATGAAAAATAAAGACCTGGACAAATTAAAGCGTGAGTTAACACCCATACAGTATGAGGTTACACAAAATAATGGAACCGAACCGCCATTTCGAAATGAATATTGGAACGAGGAAAGAGAAGGAATCTATGTTGATATCGTCTCAGGTAAGCCATTATTCAGTTCTCTTGATAAATTCGACGCAGGCTGTGGGTGGCCAAGCTTTTCGAAACCGCTCAAAGAGGACGAAATGGAGGAAAAAAAGGATTTCAGCCATTTTATGATCCGTACAGAGGTGAGAAGCAAAGAAGCCGATTCCCATCTTGGCCACGTTTTTGATGACGGACCTGGCGAACTGGCCTCCGTTATTGCATTAACTCTGCTGCTCTCCGGTTCATTCCAAAAGAAAAGCTGGCCGAAGAGGGTTACGGGGACCTTTCCGTCTTGTTTTCAAACGTGA
- a CDS encoding YpmS family protein, which translates to MKNKWKSGFILLLGINLLIIAVLLVFISLPPKDEGTKKFTAPKKDFVSFYVKSNKQDINKLIKYYIQKETPDSPINYQINLDDEVELYGLLPFFNDELKMKLTFEPEALDNGDLVLKQKSISLGRLHLPVPYVLKFISENYKLPKGVDIQPNKRLVYISMQQVKLKSDTKVKVNTFNLKKDDISFTLLVPVK; encoded by the coding sequence ATGAAAAATAAATGGAAGAGTGGTTTTATTCTTCTTTTAGGAATAAACCTCTTGATTATAGCTGTCCTATTGGTTTTTATTTCTTTACCCCCAAAAGATGAGGGGACAAAAAAATTTACCGCCCCCAAAAAGGATTTTGTTTCTTTTTACGTTAAGTCCAATAAACAGGATATAAACAAATTAATAAAATACTATATCCAAAAGGAAACTCCTGATAGTCCAATTAATTACCAAATCAATCTGGATGATGAGGTTGAATTATATGGTTTGCTTCCTTTCTTCAACGATGAGTTGAAAATGAAATTAACGTTTGAACCAGAGGCGCTTGATAATGGAGACCTGGTACTTAAACAAAAATCGATATCACTGGGCAGGCTGCATTTGCCGGTCCCATACGTTTTAAAATTTATCAGCGAAAATTATAAGCTTCCAAAAGGTGTGGATATCCAGCCGAACAAGAGGCTTGTGTACATCAGCATGCAGCAGGTGAAGCTAAAAAGTGATACAAAGGTTAAAGTAAATACATTTAATCTAAAAAAGGATGATATCTCATTTACATTGCTTGTCCCTGTAAAATAA
- a CDS encoding SGNH/GDSL hydrolase family protein: MKKLFPYLLLLTFLLCSCNQNNVWNQQAEKKTELQLYSKVPEDFIPRKLTIISAGDSLTEGVGDSTEKGGYLPYLKTRLESEKGINKVEFINYGVKGNRTTQLLKRLESEEIKNNLAKADMIILTIGGNDIMKVVTDNLSNLQMSVFESEKGKYITHLTRILHYISQQNPHASVVLIGLYNPFEEWFSGIGELQKVVTDWNAAGRNVTAGFPNAYFVPIEDLFANSGEKLLYKDHFHPNDKGYELIAERMFDQLEMNALPALAKTAKKEEK, encoded by the coding sequence ATGAAGAAGTTATTCCCTTATCTGCTCCTTTTAACTTTCTTGTTATGTTCCTGCAATCAGAACAATGTCTGGAACCAGCAGGCGGAAAAGAAAACTGAATTGCAATTATACAGTAAGGTTCCAGAGGATTTTATTCCAAGGAAATTAACGATCATTTCTGCAGGTGACTCTCTTACGGAAGGTGTGGGAGACAGCACGGAAAAGGGCGGTTATCTTCCTTATTTAAAAACAAGGCTTGAAAGTGAAAAGGGTATTAATAAAGTTGAATTCATTAATTATGGTGTTAAGGGAAATCGGACAACACAGCTGTTAAAAAGGCTGGAATCCGAAGAAATAAAGAACAACTTAGCTAAAGCGGATATGATTATTTTGACGATTGGCGGAAATGACATTATGAAAGTGGTCACTGACAATCTTTCTAATCTTCAAATGTCCGTTTTTGAAAGTGAAAAGGGGAAATATATTACCCATTTGACCAGGATCTTGCACTATATATCCCAGCAAAATCCGCACGCTTCTGTCGTCTTAATAGGGCTCTACAATCCATTTGAAGAGTGGTTTTCAGGCATTGGTGAACTTCAGAAGGTAGTTACCGATTGGAATGCCGCGGGCAGGAATGTTACAGCCGGTTTTCCTAATGCTTATTTTGTTCCGATTGAGGATCTCTTTGCAAATAGCGGAGAAAAACTGCTGTATAAAGATCATTTTCACCCCAATGACAAAGGATATGAGCTAATTGCGGAAAGAATGTTTGACCAGCTGGAGATGAATGCTCTGCCAGCTCTTGCAAAAACCGCTAAGAAAGAGGAGAAATAG
- a CDS encoding PTS glucose transporter subunit IIA — MFKKLFGKKETLIDVELLSPLSGKSIDLDEVPDPVFSQKMLGDGIAIDPSEGVVVAPVEGEVIQVFPTKHAIGLRADNGAEILIHIGLETVSMEGEGFTSHIKAGDRVKQGDKLVTFNIELVREKAKSTITPIIITNSDHAASLEKLPLGNVERGQTPIIKISMI; from the coding sequence ATGTTTAAAAAACTATTTGGAAAAAAAGAAACCTTGATAGACGTGGAACTGCTATCACCTTTATCAGGAAAATCGATTGATCTTGATGAAGTTCCGGATCCGGTTTTTTCACAGAAAATGTTGGGGGACGGAATCGCGATAGATCCTTCTGAAGGAGTTGTTGTAGCTCCTGTAGAAGGAGAAGTCATTCAAGTATTCCCGACAAAACATGCGATAGGATTACGAGCTGACAATGGAGCGGAGATTCTTATACATATCGGCCTGGAAACAGTGTCGATGGAGGGGGAAGGATTTACTTCACATATTAAGGCTGGAGATAGAGTGAAACAAGGTGACAAACTTGTTACCTTTAATATTGAATTAGTGCGTGAGAAAGCAAAAAGTACGATTACTCCAATTATTATTACGAATAGCGATCATGCTGCATCCCTCGAAAAGCTTCCATTAGGAAATGTTGAACGTGGACAGACACCAATAATCAAAATCAGTATGATTTAA